A section of the Neisseria dumasiana genome encodes:
- a CDS encoding surface lipoprotein assembly modifier: MSRKTVWLCLAVCWPAFAQDFPRQAGRTHAFTQDDIQQRLWQNTRQMDRAQEREVWEKDAAAQAALSGGEMEPQDTGAALYDAVNHSDWPKARRLLAEYEQQTDHDKDVALLARASLARAEGKWKQSKQHYETLLERQPDFTRGRLDLARLLYEGHLNREAQSQFVQIARAPDLPESVRENIASFQTALNQRNSWRGSVQIGGVWNSNINHSPGTGKEWCVGDIIAGECSGLLQADPVESGFGAKYEATAVRQWQISGHHGVTARGISYGTVYRNKKEHGTHTANLSAGYQFENHRDSLTLAPVFEWSSSGGKTDQRSYGVRGEWERDGTNWQWNSEVEWARLDNVDRYNHLDGHKVSVNNTLTYLPRNDMLLYAGLDFERRTAASDVYAYRQASARLGAVKIFRQGFSAGLNATLRRRTHDGYEAFFQNRRRDNEQIYLASLTADRWKIAGLKPVLSVKHRRVNGNIGLNSYKQNEIGLALQKTF; this comes from the coding sequence ATGTCAAGAAAAACAGTGTGGTTGTGTTTGGCCGTGTGCTGGCCTGCCTTTGCACAAGACTTTCCCCGCCAAGCCGGCCGGACGCATGCTTTCACGCAAGACGATATCCAACAGCGTTTGTGGCAGAACACCCGTCAAATGGATAGGGCGCAGGAGCGCGAAGTGTGGGAGAAAGATGCGGCGGCGCAGGCTGCCTTGAGCGGCGGCGAAATGGAGCCTCAGGATACCGGCGCGGCATTATACGATGCCGTCAACCACAGTGATTGGCCCAAGGCGCGCCGGCTGCTTGCCGAGTATGAGCAGCAAACCGATCACGATAAAGATGTCGCCTTGTTGGCGCGTGCCTCGCTTGCCCGTGCCGAGGGCAAATGGAAACAGTCTAAGCAGCATTACGAAACCCTGCTCGAACGCCAGCCCGATTTCACGCGGGGCCGCCTTGATTTGGCCAGATTGCTGTATGAAGGCCATCTGAACCGTGAAGCCCAATCGCAATTTGTGCAGATTGCCCGGGCGCCGGATCTGCCCGAAAGTGTTCGCGAAAACATTGCCTCTTTTCAGACGGCCTTAAACCAACGCAATTCATGGCGCGGGTCGGTACAAATCGGCGGCGTATGGAACAGCAACATCAACCACAGCCCCGGAACAGGTAAAGAATGGTGTGTGGGCGACATCATCGCAGGCGAATGCTCCGGCTTGTTGCAGGCAGACCCCGTCGAGAGCGGCTTCGGTGCAAAATATGAAGCCACCGCCGTGCGTCAATGGCAAATCAGCGGGCATCACGGCGTAACCGCGCGGGGCATTTCCTACGGAACGGTTTACCGCAATAAAAAAGAGCACGGCACGCATACCGCCAATCTGAGTGCCGGCTACCAGTTTGAAAACCACCGCGACAGCCTGACGCTTGCTCCGGTGTTCGAATGGAGCAGCAGCGGCGGTAAAACCGATCAACGCAGTTACGGCGTGCGCGGCGAATGGGAAAGAGACGGCACCAACTGGCAGTGGAATAGCGAGGTAGAGTGGGCGCGTCTCGATAATGTGGACCGCTATAACCATTTAGACGGCCATAAAGTTTCCGTCAACAATACGCTAACCTACCTCCCGCGCAACGATATGCTGCTGTATGCCGGTTTGGATTTCGAGCGGCGCACGGCGGCGAGCGACGTTTACGCCTACCGTCAGGCTTCTGCACGGCTGGGTGCGGTAAAAATATTCCGTCAGGGTTTCAGCGCGGGATTGAACGCTACCCTGCGCCGCCGCACGCACGACGGATACGAAGCCTTTTTCCAAAACCGCCGCCGCGACAACGAACAGATTTATCTTGCCAGCCTGACTGCCGACCGCTGGAAGATTGCCGGTTTGAAACCCGTGCTCAGCGTCAAACACCGCAGAGTAAACGGCAATATCGGCTTAAACAGCTACAAACAGAACGAAATCGGCTTGGCCTTGCAAAAAACCTTCTAA
- a CDS encoding Slam-dependent surface lipoprotein, whose amino-acid sequence MKLNLKKTTAVLLAATLSAGAYAYDYNDYQSQGQYQPSYNQDYNNYLKDKAAKKAAKQAAKAAKKAAKQAAKAARAALPKPESEAVNKKLLKSAAYQSGIYYKSLDQHRANVDRNGVKTIVAKNHYTGQNIGKFTFNSIRSGGASVQYGEWVGREFAKGSNRAVYYSGDSRTRNMPVYGTATYAVKGFNNYKGNNLMTGTLKADFGARTLAGSLKNSAVSMNIHSYIDTKDAEFEGYAFANGHAGKVDGNFFGNGASSLAGVAKFKTNPNLNTAFGGVKK is encoded by the coding sequence ATGAAACTCAATCTGAAAAAAACCACAGCGGTTTTGCTTGCAGCTACTTTGAGCGCCGGTGCTTACGCTTATGATTACAATGATTATCAAAGCCAAGGCCAATACCAGCCCAGCTACAACCAAGACTACAATAACTACCTGAAAGACAAAGCTGCCAAGAAAGCGGCCAAACAAGCTGCCAAAGCGGCTAAAAAAGCAGCCAAACAAGCTGCCAAAGCTGCCCGCGCTGCTTTGCCCAAGCCCGAATCTGAAGCGGTAAACAAAAAGCTGCTGAAAAGCGCGGCTTACCAATCAGGCATTTACTACAAATCTTTGGATCAACACCGAGCCAATGTTGACCGTAACGGTGTGAAAACCATCGTTGCCAAAAACCACTACACCGGCCAAAACATCGGTAAGTTCACGTTCAACAGCATCCGCAGCGGCGGTGCGAGCGTACAATACGGTGAGTGGGTAGGCCGCGAGTTTGCCAAAGGTTCTAACCGCGCAGTTTACTACTCAGGCGACAGCCGCACCAGAAACATGCCTGTTTACGGTACTGCCACTTACGCGGTTAAAGGCTTCAACAACTACAAGGGCAACAACTTGATGACCGGTACTTTGAAAGCCGACTTCGGTGCCCGTACCTTGGCAGGTTCGTTGAAAAACTCTGCGGTTAGCATGAACATTCATTCTTACATCGACACCAAAGATGCAGAATTCGAAGGTTACGCTTTTGCTAACGGCCACGCAGGTAAAGTTGACGGTAACTTCTTCGGTAACGGCGCTTCAAGCCTGGCCGGTGTAGCCAAGTTCAAAACCAACCCGAACCTGAACACTGCGTTCGGCGGTGTGAAGAAGTAA
- a CDS encoding class I SAM-dependent methyltransferase yields the protein MSQWDERYQTEEYVFGTEPNEFIARIRAYLPTQGNALDLATGEGRNGIFLAQLGLKTEGVDMSVRGLEKAEKLAQQKGVDFTTRMANITEMDMPPEHYAVITSVFCHFSEPERTRTMQRIVHALQPGGLFAGVFYHPDQIAYGTGGPSDPALLGTLEEMQQALSGLEWLVAEHSVREMNEGSRHQGMSSVICLLGKKPSSGQ from the coding sequence ATGTCGCAATGGGATGAACGCTACCAAACCGAAGAATATGTATTCGGTACGGAGCCGAACGAATTTATCGCCCGCATCCGTGCTTATCTGCCTACGCAGGGCAACGCGTTGGATTTGGCCACCGGAGAAGGACGCAACGGCATCTTTCTCGCCCAACTGGGCCTGAAAACCGAAGGTGTCGATATGTCGGTGCGCGGTTTGGAAAAAGCGGAAAAACTGGCGCAACAAAAAGGGGTGGACTTCACCACCCGTATGGCAAACATTACCGAAATGGATATGCCGCCCGAACACTACGCCGTTATCACGTCGGTATTCTGCCATTTTTCCGAACCCGAGCGCACGCGCACCATGCAGCGAATTGTGCACGCTCTGCAACCCGGCGGCCTGTTTGCCGGCGTGTTCTACCATCCCGACCAAATTGCCTACGGCACCGGCGGCCCCAGCGACCCTGCGCTGTTGGGCACGCTGGAAGAAATGCAACAGGCTTTATCGGGCTTGGAATGGTTGGTTGCCGAACATTCCGTCCGCGAAATGAACGAAGGCAGCCGCCATCAAGGCATGAGTTCGGTTATCTGCCTGTTAGGCAAAAAACCTTCGTCCGGCCAATAA
- a CDS encoding Pycsar system effector family protein, protein MTEYDNTRSEKPAQNDDLIHTDNTPNGQPNHTIDHLAAQEPVLMLEHLENENHTAPTQPEDALLNESADEAAAAKKAKKKLLKEQRKAKKEPKVQPEEEPALQLGTAKGVETMFRNAFRTEMELLALAATKANIMISLNGFIVSALMISGAFIFSTSPDFLVPAGIFMTTAAASIVFALLSASPERMGKMRATVEWLKDLFKRKASLKDFKTRVYEPKAHFVNESPNILIYEDRVKISKDRYWEMMQEIMANREEVYKKMSEELYWLGSLANKQFKYLNMSYAAFRWGLLISVLAFITIKALPNAVPSMRADKAAAELRNLGINSFKGLYEPSAVQQLPDGRLLVVEDEHSRAASIVSFKPDGTLDENESVDSRIVRGFKRKLSDLEGLTLDNDGYVYAITSHSRNREGVRRPDREHFIRFKIRGNEVVELSSFNGLVDILESSDQVEQLIRSKIGTMLDFKTINIEGLAYDPNKNRLLLGFRDPEFSDKSMILYIDNPKEMFEQKAKPNFVDVAFLDIKGGGIRSINYDAVLKSYILTNEVKDEQGKKFPQFWLWNGEPTSEAKPIDLPNMSHMTNVEAVDSVKVNGQNRLIFMSDDGDATKNIGGKYMIVEYDKF, encoded by the coding sequence ATGACAGAATACGACAACACCCGTTCCGAAAAACCGGCACAAAACGACGACTTAATCCATACCGACAACACCCCGAACGGGCAGCCCAACCACACCATCGATCACTTGGCTGCTCAGGAACCGGTTTTAATGTTGGAACATTTGGAAAATGAAAACCATACCGCGCCGACACAACCGGAAGATGCGTTATTAAACGAATCTGCCGATGAAGCCGCAGCGGCAAAAAAAGCAAAGAAAAAATTGCTGAAAGAGCAACGAAAAGCCAAAAAAGAACCGAAAGTTCAGCCCGAAGAAGAACCGGCATTGCAATTGGGAACGGCAAAAGGCGTGGAAACGATGTTCCGCAACGCCTTCCGTACCGAAATGGAACTACTGGCATTGGCGGCAACCAAAGCCAACATCATGATTTCATTAAATGGTTTCATCGTATCCGCCCTGATGATTTCCGGCGCATTCATTTTTTCAACTTCACCCGACTTTCTCGTGCCGGCCGGCATCTTTATGACAACAGCGGCGGCCTCTATCGTTTTTGCCTTATTGTCGGCCTCTCCCGAGCGCATGGGTAAAATGCGTGCCACCGTTGAATGGCTGAAAGACTTATTCAAACGCAAAGCGTCGCTGAAAGATTTCAAAACACGGGTATATGAACCTAAAGCCCACTTTGTGAACGAATCGCCCAATATCCTGATTTATGAAGACAGGGTCAAAATTTCCAAAGACCGCTACTGGGAAATGATGCAGGAGATTATGGCCAACCGCGAAGAAGTATATAAAAAAATGAGTGAAGAGCTATACTGGCTCGGCTCGTTGGCCAACAAGCAGTTCAAATACCTGAATATGTCGTATGCCGCTTTCCGCTGGGGCCTGCTTATCTCAGTGCTGGCTTTCATTACCATCAAAGCCCTGCCCAATGCCGTGCCGTCGATGCGTGCCGACAAAGCCGCCGCAGAACTGCGCAATTTAGGCATCAATTCATTCAAAGGCTTATACGAACCTTCGGCCGTACAGCAACTGCCCGACGGCCGCCTGCTGGTGGTGGAAGACGAACATTCGCGTGCGGCCAGCATCGTATCGTTTAAGCCGGACGGCACTTTAGACGAAAACGAATCGGTAGACAGCCGCATTGTCCGCGGCTTCAAACGTAAACTCAGCGATTTGGAGGGCCTGACTTTGGATAACGACGGCTATGTTTACGCCATTACTTCCCATTCCCGCAACAGAGAAGGCGTGCGCCGTCCCGACCGCGAACACTTTATCCGCTTCAAAATCCGCGGTAACGAAGTGGTTGAGTTGAGTTCGTTTAACGGTTTGGTGGACATACTCGAATCATCGGATCAAGTAGAACAGCTCATCCGCAGTAAAATCGGCACCATGTTGGATTTCAAAACCATCAATATCGAAGGTTTGGCTTACGACCCCAACAAAAACCGCCTGCTGCTGGGTTTCCGCGACCCCGAGTTCAGCGATAAATCGATGATTCTCTACATTGACAACCCTAAAGAAATGTTTGAGCAAAAAGCCAAACCCAACTTTGTCGATGTTGCCTTCTTGGATATTAAAGGCGGCGGTATCCGCTCGATAAACTATGATGCCGTATTGAAATCGTACATCCTGACCAACGAAGTAAAAGATGAACAAGGCAAGAAGTTTCCGCAGTTTTGGTTGTGGAACGGCGAGCCTACTTCCGAGGCCAAACCTATCGACTTGCCTAATATGAGCCACATGACCAACGTCGAAGCCGTGGATTCTGTTAAAGTAAACGGTCAAAACCGTTTGATCTTCATGAGCGACGACGGCGACGCCACCAAAAATATCGGCGGCAAATATATGATTGTCGAATACGATAAGTTTTAA
- the folD gene encoding bifunctional methylenetetrahydrofolate dehydrogenase/methenyltetrahydrofolate cyclohydrolase FolD, whose translation MTAQLINGKEISQQRLEILTKKTAERQSAGLRAPCLAVVLVGDDPASAVYVRNKKTACEKVGFRSLSYELPKETTQETLLKLVDDLNADPEVDGILVQLPLPAQINSQAVLERILPHKDVDGFHPYNVGRLVVKMPLMRPCTPKGVMTLLEAYGIDPKGKKAVVVGASNIVGRPQALELLLARATVTVCHSATQNLAEEVGAADIVVVGVGIPNFVKGEWIKPGAVVIDVGINRLENGKLCGDVEFEAAKERAAMITPVPGGVGPMTIATLLENTLQAAELHDAPAAQ comes from the coding sequence ATGACCGCGCAGCTGATTAACGGCAAAGAGATCTCCCAACAGCGTTTAGAAATCCTCACGAAAAAAACGGCCGAACGCCAATCTGCCGGCTTGCGTGCCCCGTGTTTGGCCGTAGTTTTAGTGGGAGACGACCCCGCCAGCGCCGTGTATGTGCGCAACAAAAAAACGGCATGTGAAAAAGTCGGCTTCCGGTCGCTTTCCTACGAGCTTCCCAAAGAAACCACGCAAGAAACCTTGTTGAAATTGGTAGATGATTTAAATGCCGATCCCGAAGTCGACGGTATTTTGGTTCAGCTTCCCCTACCCGCGCAAATCAACAGCCAAGCCGTATTGGAACGCATTTTGCCGCACAAAGACGTAGACGGCTTCCACCCCTACAACGTCGGCCGTCTGGTTGTCAAAATGCCCCTGATGCGGCCGTGCACCCCCAAAGGCGTGATGACTTTGCTGGAAGCCTACGGCATAGACCCCAAAGGCAAAAAAGCCGTAGTGGTGGGTGCATCCAATATTGTCGGCCGGCCTCAGGCGCTCGAACTGCTATTGGCGCGTGCCACCGTAACCGTTTGCCACAGTGCCACACAGAATTTGGCCGAAGAAGTGGGCGCCGCAGACATTGTGGTTGTCGGGGTCGGCATACCGAATTTCGTTAAAGGCGAATGGATTAAACCGGGAGCGGTCGTGATTGATGTCGGCATCAACCGCTTGGAAAACGGCAAACTGTGCGGCGACGTGGAATTTGAGGCGGCCAAAGAACGTGCCGCCATGATTACTCCCGTGCCGGGCGGAGTCGGCCCGATGACCATCGCCACTTTGCTGGAAAATACTTTGCAGGCGGCAGAACTCCATGATGCGCCTGCCGCGCAATAA
- a CDS encoding META domain-containing protein — protein MMKRFGLILPLFLIGACTTSVAVPLGNHTQPLQGSWQIKEAEGQTVRPEVVMMLDGKDKAFSISTDCNRVFGRYIASSDKKLQFGGIASTLMACPDAATEQQLTRILPLVRSYRFVGQHIEMFDRQGKTLLRGERVKGN, from the coding sequence ATGATGAAACGATTCGGATTGATATTGCCGTTGTTTTTAATCGGTGCATGCACCACTTCGGTTGCGGTGCCCTTAGGCAACCATACCCAGCCCTTGCAAGGCTCGTGGCAGATTAAAGAAGCAGAGGGCCAAACGGTTCGCCCGGAAGTGGTGATGATGTTGGACGGTAAAGACAAGGCGTTCAGCATCAGCACCGACTGTAACCGCGTATTCGGCCGTTATATTGCGTCGTCTGACAAAAAATTGCAGTTCGGCGGTATCGCATCTACGTTAATGGCTTGCCCCGATGCCGCTACGGAACAGCAACTGACGCGCATTCTGCCTTTGGTGCGGAGTTACCGTTTTGTCGGCCAACACATCGAGATGTTCGACCGGCAAGGAAAAACGCTTTTGCGCGGCGAAAGGGTTAAAGGAAATTAA
- the murU gene encoding N-acetylmuramate alpha-1-phosphate uridylyltransferase MurU → MKAMILAAGRGERMRPLTDSCPKPLLKVGAEPLIGWHLRRLHAAGIREIVINHAWLGSQIEDTLGTGAAYGVEIAYSAEGETGLETAGGIATALPLLGSEPFLVINGDVLTDIDFQTAFNAAQTLQQEQKLAHLWLVPNPAHNPKGDFALNGNGAVLSESSEGTALTFSGMGVYHPDLFRNTPPRQAAKLAPLLRQAMNEGLVSGERHNGLWLDVGTVERLAEADQLARHWA, encoded by the coding sequence ATGAAAGCCATGATTTTAGCCGCCGGACGCGGAGAACGTATGCGCCCGCTCACCGATTCCTGCCCCAAACCCCTGCTCAAAGTAGGCGCAGAACCGCTCATCGGCTGGCATCTGCGGCGGCTGCACGCCGCAGGCATACGCGAAATCGTGATCAACCATGCTTGGCTGGGCAGCCAGATAGAAGATACGCTGGGCACGGGCGCGGCATACGGTGTAGAAATTGCCTATTCCGCCGAGGGGGAAACGGGTTTGGAAACCGCCGGCGGCATTGCTACGGCCCTACCTTTACTGGGCAGCGAACCTTTTTTGGTTATCAACGGCGACGTATTGACCGACATTGATTTTCAGACGGCCTTTAACGCCGCCCAAACCCTGCAACAGGAACAAAAGCTGGCACATTTATGGCTGGTGCCTAATCCGGCTCATAACCCGAAAGGCGATTTCGCGCTCAACGGCAACGGTGCTGTTCTTTCCGAAAGCAGCGAAGGCACGGCCTTAACCTTCAGCGGCATGGGCGTTTACCACCCGGATTTGTTCCGCAATACCCCGCCGCGCCAAGCCGCGAAACTTGCCCCCTTGCTGCGCCAAGCCATGAATGAAGGGCTGGTGTCGGGCGAGCGGCATAACGGCTTATGGCTGGATGTCGGCACGGTTGAGCGCTTGGCAGAAGCCGACCAACTCGCCCGCCATTGGGCATAA
- the dxs gene encoding 1-deoxy-D-xylulose-5-phosphate synthase — protein sequence MSQTPLLDTINLPQDLRRLNKDQLPKVAAELRAFLLDSVGKTGGHFASNLGAVELTVALHYVYDTPNDNLVWDVGHQSYPHKILTGRKNRMGSMRQYGGLAGFPKRGESEYDAFGVGHSSTSIGAALGMAVADKLAGNGKRSVAVIGDGAMTAGQAFEALNCAGDMDIDLLVILNDNEMSISPNVGALPKYLARNVVRDMHGLLSTIKAQSTKVLDKLPGALEIAQKVEHKIKAIAGEAEHAKQSLSLFENFGFHYTGPVDGHDVENLVEVLQDLRAKKGPQILHVITKKGQGYKLAENDPVKYHAVSNLAKEPEKEPYKPVPQPAAKPTYTQIFGKWLCDQAAADPRLVAITPAMREGSGLVEYEQKFPERYFDVGIAEQHAVTFAGGLACEGAKPVVAIYSTFLQRAYDQLVHDIALQNLPVMFAVDRAGIVGADGPTHAGLYDLSFLRCVPNMVIAAPSDENECRLLLSTCYQLDAPTAVRYPRGSGIGATVSDGLDTVPVGKGVVRREGSTTAVFAFGSMVQPALEAAETLDATVADMRFVKPLDEALILKLAQSHDYLVSVEENAEQGGAGSAVLEVLAKHNIYKPVLVLGVADTVTEHGDPKKLLDDLGLSTAGVLQRIQKWQADLSR from the coding sequence ATGAGCCAAACCCCGTTACTCGACACCATCAATCTGCCGCAAGACCTGCGCCGTCTGAACAAAGACCAGCTGCCGAAAGTAGCAGCCGAATTACGCGCATTCCTGCTCGATTCTGTCGGCAAAACGGGCGGGCATTTCGCCAGCAACCTCGGCGCGGTCGAGCTAACCGTTGCCCTGCATTATGTGTACGACACGCCCAACGACAACTTGGTTTGGGATGTCGGCCATCAAAGCTATCCGCACAAAATCCTCACCGGCCGCAAAAACCGCATGGGTTCTATGCGCCAATACGGCGGTTTGGCAGGCTTTCCCAAGCGCGGCGAGTCGGAATACGACGCATTCGGTGTCGGCCATTCTTCCACGTCCATCGGCGCGGCACTCGGTATGGCGGTAGCCGACAAACTGGCGGGCAACGGCAAGCGCAGCGTGGCGGTAATCGGCGACGGCGCGATGACGGCGGGTCAGGCGTTTGAAGCCTTAAACTGTGCGGGCGATATGGATATCGACCTGTTGGTGATTCTCAACGACAACGAAATGTCGATTTCCCCCAATGTCGGCGCGCTGCCCAAATATCTGGCGCGCAACGTCGTGCGCGATATGCACGGCCTGCTCAGCACCATCAAAGCACAATCCACCAAAGTGCTCGACAAACTGCCCGGCGCGTTGGAAATCGCTCAAAAAGTCGAACACAAAATCAAAGCAATTGCCGGCGAAGCGGAGCACGCCAAGCAATCGCTGTCGTTATTTGAAAACTTCGGTTTCCATTACACCGGCCCCGTCGACGGCCACGACGTTGAAAATCTGGTGGAAGTGCTGCAAGACTTGCGCGCCAAAAAAGGCCCGCAGATTCTGCATGTGATCACCAAAAAAGGCCAAGGCTACAAGCTTGCCGAAAACGATCCGGTGAAATACCACGCCGTGTCCAACCTCGCCAAAGAGCCTGAAAAAGAACCTTACAAACCTGTGCCGCAACCCGCCGCCAAACCCACCTACACGCAGATTTTCGGCAAATGGCTGTGCGATCAGGCCGCCGCCGACCCGCGCTTGGTTGCCATCACGCCCGCCATGCGTGAAGGCAGCGGTTTGGTCGAATACGAACAAAAATTCCCTGAGCGTTATTTTGATGTCGGCATCGCCGAGCAGCACGCCGTTACCTTTGCCGGCGGCTTGGCTTGCGAAGGCGCGAAACCGGTGGTGGCGATTTATTCCACCTTTCTGCAACGTGCCTACGACCAACTCGTTCACGACATCGCCCTGCAAAACCTGCCCGTGATGTTTGCCGTTGACCGCGCCGGCATCGTGGGTGCAGACGGCCCCACCCACGCCGGTTTATATGATTTGAGCTTTTTGCGCTGCGTTCCGAATATGGTGATTGCCGCCCCGAGCGACGAAAACGAATGCCGCCTGCTGCTGTCCACCTGTTACCAACTCGATGCGCCGACCGCCGTGCGTTACCCGCGCGGTTCGGGTATCGGCGCAACGGTTTCAGACGGCCTCGATACCGTGCCCGTCGGCAAAGGCGTTGTCAGACGCGAAGGCAGCACAACCGCCGTTTTCGCTTTCGGCAGCATGGTTCAGCCCGCACTGGAGGCGGCCGAAACGCTGGATGCAACCGTGGCCGATATGCGCTTCGTGAAACCGCTGGACGAAGCATTGATACTCAAACTGGCACAGTCGCACGATTATCTGGTGAGCGTCGAAGAAAACGCCGAGCAAGGCGGCGCGGGCAGCGCGGTGCTGGAAGTGCTGGCCAAGCATAACATCTACAAACCCGTGCTGGTATTGGGCGTAGCCGACACCGTTACCGAACACGGCGACCCGAAAAAACTGCTCGACGACTTGGGCTTGAGCACAGCGGGCGTATTGCAACGCATTCAAAAATGGCAGGCAGACTTAAGCCGTTGA